One genomic region from Stutzerimonas decontaminans encodes:
- a CDS encoding EstA family serine hydrolase, with protein sequence MQVQGYFDLRFEAVREAFSALFDGTQQRGAALCVQIAGETVVDLWAGVADNQGDHVWHSDTLVNLFSCTKTFTAVAALQLVEEGKLELDEPVARVWPEFAANGKAAITLRQLLCHRAGLPAIRRALAAEALYDWDIMTAALAAEEPWWKPGTDQGYAAMTYGWLVGELLRRVDGCGPGVSIIRRTAEPLGLDFHVGLDNADAHRVAYLTRTKNDFGDAAAQRLFKTLMSEPGAVSTRAFNNPPSIMSSGNKPEWRRMAQPAANGHGNARSLAGFYTGLLQGKLLDESLLREMTREHSAGADRTLLAVTRFGLGCWLDQPQVANATFGMGAQAFGHPGAGGCVGFADPDRQLAFGFVTNTLGPYVMMDPRAQALARCVAKCMR encoded by the coding sequence GTGCAGGTTCAAGGCTATTTCGATCTTCGCTTCGAGGCGGTTCGTGAAGCGTTCAGTGCATTATTCGACGGCACCCAGCAGCGCGGTGCAGCGCTCTGCGTGCAGATCGCCGGAGAAACAGTCGTCGATCTCTGGGCAGGCGTTGCCGACAATCAGGGCGATCACGTCTGGCACAGCGATACGCTGGTCAACCTGTTTTCCTGTACCAAGACGTTCACCGCGGTAGCTGCGCTGCAGCTGGTCGAGGAGGGCAAGCTGGAGCTGGACGAGCCTGTCGCGCGTGTCTGGCCGGAGTTCGCTGCCAATGGCAAAGCCGCCATTACCCTTCGCCAGCTGCTCTGTCACCGCGCGGGGCTGCCGGCGATTCGTAGAGCATTGGCCGCAGAGGCGCTGTATGACTGGGACATCATGACCGCTGCGCTGGCTGCCGAAGAGCCATGGTGGAAGCCTGGCACCGATCAGGGCTACGCCGCGATGACCTATGGCTGGCTGGTTGGTGAATTGCTGCGCCGCGTTGATGGCTGCGGCCCCGGCGTGTCGATCATTCGTCGTACGGCTGAGCCGCTCGGCCTGGATTTTCACGTCGGACTGGATAACGCCGATGCCCACCGTGTCGCTTATCTCACTCGGACAAAGAACGACTTCGGCGACGCCGCCGCGCAGCGGCTGTTCAAGACGCTGATGAGTGAACCGGGTGCAGTCAGTACCAGAGCGTTCAATAACCCGCCTTCGATCATGAGCAGCGGCAACAAGCCCGAGTGGCGCCGCATGGCGCAGCCGGCTGCCAATGGTCACGGCAATGCTCGTTCCTTGGCGGGGTTCTACACTGGCCTTCTGCAGGGTAAGTTGCTTGATGAGTCACTGCTGCGCGAAATGACGCGCGAGCACAGCGCCGGAGCAGATCGCACGCTGCTGGCGGTCACGCGTTTCGGCTTGGGCTGCTGGCTAGATCAGCCGCAGGTTGCCAACGCCACCTTTGGCATGGGCGCGCAGGCCTTCGGTCATCCCGGTGCCGGGGGCTGCGTCGGTTTTGCGGATCCAGATCGGCAGCTGGCGTTCGGTTTTGTGACCAATACCCTCGGGCCCTATGTGATGATGGATCCGCGTGCACAAGCCCTGGCGCGTTGCGTCGCAAAATGCATGCGATGA
- the dinG gene encoding ATP-dependent DNA helicase DinG — protein MLSTELKSQIQGAYTRFLEAKGLKARYGQRLMIAEVAKVLGTIKTDDEGRRDSEPAVVAVEAGTGTGKTVAYSLAAIPTAKAAGKRLVIATATVALQEQIVHKDLPDLMRNSGLSFSFALAKGRGRYLCLSKLDMLLQEGQAQSATAQLFEEEGFRIEVDERSQKLFSGMIEKLAGNRWDGDRDSWPEELGDSDWSQLTTDHSQCTGRHCPNFQQCAFYKAREGMTKVDVIVTNHDMVLADLALGGGAVLPDPRDTIYVFDEGHHLPDKAIGHFAHFTRLRSTADWLGQVEKNLTKLLAQHPLPGELGRLVEGIPELARELRTQQQFMFSACEQLADFKAGEDMEGRERPRHRFVGGVVPEHLIELGIELKKGFAKLTDLFTRIAELLKEAMDGETGGGIASHQAEEWYPLFGSLLTRSQGNWELWTAFTVEDPEDSPPMARWLTLADGGALFDIEVNASPILAAETLRRNLWNVAFGALVTSATLTALNSFDRYRMRAGLPKGAVTAVVPSPFHHADAGVLRVPDLKADPRDAAAHTAAIVRELPALVEGARGTLVLFSSRKQMQDVFDGLERDWRRRVLIQGNLSKQETLNKHKARVDDGESSVLFGLASFAEGVDLPGAYCEHVVIAKIPFAVPDDPVEAALAEWIEARGGNPFMEIAVPDASLRLVQACGRLLRTEADRGIITLLDRRVVTQRYGKAILNALPPFRREIG, from the coding sequence ATGCTCAGCACCGAACTCAAGTCCCAGATCCAGGGCGCCTACACCCGTTTTCTCGAAGCCAAGGGGCTCAAGGCCCGCTATGGCCAGCGTCTGATGATTGCAGAGGTGGCCAAGGTGCTCGGCACCATCAAGACGGATGATGAGGGTCGTCGTGATAGCGAGCCGGCGGTGGTTGCGGTCGAGGCGGGTACGGGTACCGGTAAGACCGTGGCCTACAGCCTGGCTGCGATTCCGACTGCCAAGGCGGCAGGCAAGCGGCTGGTGATCGCCACCGCGACCGTGGCCCTGCAGGAGCAGATCGTGCACAAGGATCTGCCGGACCTGATGCGCAACAGCGGGCTAAGCTTCAGCTTCGCGTTGGCCAAGGGGCGGGGGCGCTACCTTTGCCTGTCGAAGCTGGACATGCTGTTGCAGGAAGGTCAGGCGCAGAGTGCCACCGCCCAGCTGTTCGAGGAGGAAGGCTTTCGTATCGAGGTCGATGAGCGCAGCCAGAAGCTGTTCAGCGGCATGATCGAAAAGCTCGCCGGTAATCGCTGGGATGGCGATCGAGACAGCTGGCCCGAGGAGCTGGGTGATTCGGACTGGTCGCAGCTGACTACCGATCACAGCCAGTGCACGGGCAGGCATTGCCCCAATTTCCAACAATGCGCGTTCTACAAAGCCCGGGAGGGCATGACCAAGGTCGATGTGATCGTCACCAACCACGACATGGTCCTGGCAGACCTTGCGCTCGGTGGCGGCGCGGTGCTGCCCGATCCGCGTGACACGATCTATGTCTTCGACGAGGGTCATCACCTGCCTGACAAGGCTATTGGTCATTTCGCCCATTTCACCAGGCTGCGCTCGACGGCGGACTGGCTGGGGCAGGTCGAGAAGAATCTTACCAAGCTGCTCGCGCAGCATCCGCTGCCGGGCGAACTCGGTCGGCTGGTCGAAGGCATCCCAGAACTTGCGCGAGAACTGCGTACACAGCAGCAGTTCATGTTCAGCGCGTGCGAGCAGCTCGCCGACTTCAAAGCCGGTGAAGACATGGAAGGCCGTGAGCGGCCACGGCATCGCTTCGTCGGTGGCGTGGTGCCGGAGCACTTGATCGAGCTGGGAATCGAGCTGAAGAAGGGCTTCGCCAAGCTTACCGATCTGTTCACTCGTATCGCCGAGCTGCTCAAGGAGGCGATGGATGGCGAAACTGGTGGCGGGATCGCCAGTCATCAAGCTGAGGAGTGGTATCCGTTGTTCGGCAGTCTGCTAACACGCTCGCAGGGCAACTGGGAGTTGTGGACTGCGTTCACCGTCGAGGACCCGGAAGACAGCCCGCCGATGGCGCGTTGGCTGACGCTGGCTGATGGTGGCGCCTTGTTCGACATCGAGGTCAATGCCAGCCCGATCCTCGCTGCCGAAACACTGCGACGCAATCTCTGGAACGTCGCTTTCGGCGCACTGGTGACCTCGGCGACGCTTACCGCACTTAACAGCTTCGATCGCTACCGTATGCGCGCCGGCTTGCCAAAGGGTGCCGTCACTGCCGTGGTGCCGAGTCCTTTTCACCATGCCGATGCCGGCGTGCTGCGGGTCCCGGATCTCAAGGCTGATCCGCGCGACGCCGCAGCGCACACGGCGGCGATCGTTCGCGAATTGCCGGCATTGGTCGAAGGCGCGCGGGGAACGCTGGTGCTGTTCTCCTCACGCAAGCAGATGCAGGATGTATTCGACGGCCTGGAGCGTGACTGGCGCCGGCGCGTTCTGATCCAGGGCAACCTGTCCAAGCAGGAAACGCTGAACAAACACAAGGCGCGGGTGGACGATGGCGAGTCCAGCGTGCTGTTCGGCCTGGCAAGCTTCGCCGAAGGTGTGGACTTACCTGGGGCCTACTGCGAGCACGTGGTGATCGCCAAGATCCCCTTCGCCGTGCCGGATGATCCGGTCGAGGCGGCGCTGGCGGAATGGATCGAAGCGCGTGGCGGCAACCCCTTCATGGAGATCGCGGTGCCGGATGCCTCGCTGCGGCTGGTGCAGGCCTGTGGGCGTCTGTTGCGTACCGAGGCGGATCGCGGAATCATCACGCTGCTCGACCGACGGGTGGTAACGCAGCGCTACGGCAAGGCGATTCTCAATGCGCTGCCGCCGTTTCGCCGCGAGATCGGTTGA
- a CDS encoding CopD family protein, which yields MTPFALLYALHVLAATVWVGGMFFAWMVLRPAAVAMLQAPERLKLWADVFRRFFVWVWVAVLVLPVSGIGMWHMRFGALESAPRYVHIMTGLYLVMLALFLRIQLLQLPALKDAVNADRWPEGGAVLGQIRRLVGINLVLGMLVIALASARPLF from the coding sequence ATGACACCCTTCGCCTTGCTTTACGCACTGCACGTACTCGCCGCGACGGTGTGGGTGGGCGGCATGTTCTTCGCCTGGATGGTGTTGCGTCCGGCAGCTGTAGCGATGTTGCAGGCGCCGGAGCGGCTCAAGCTGTGGGCTGACGTATTCCGGCGCTTTTTCGTCTGGGTCTGGGTAGCGGTGCTGGTGCTACCGGTGAGTGGAATTGGCATGTGGCACATGCGTTTCGGTGCGCTGGAAAGTGCGCCGCGCTACGTTCACATCATGACTGGCCTGTATCTCGTGATGCTGGCCCTTTTTCTACGCATACAGCTGCTGCAACTGCCCGCGCTGAAAGACGCGGTCAATGCCGACCGATGGCCCGAAGGTGGCGCGGTACTCGGCCAGATTCGCCGCCTGGTGGGCATCAACCTAGTGCTGGGCATGCTGGTGATTGCACTGGCCAGTGCCCGCCCGCTGTTCTGA
- a CDS encoding OmpA family protein — protein MTTFLAGCAGVQKQDWPTCAAVGGVTGAALGAIESSSYAGWGALIGGGVAAAYCWANGMEEETVAVVETVEPMPQSQPEPEPASEPVRVELDVKFDFDRDVVKQDSYGDIQNLADFMKEYRQTTTVLEGHTDSVGTDAYNQRLSERRANAVREVLVNQYGVEGSRVNSVGYGESRPVADNATAEGRAINRRVEAEVEARP, from the coding sequence ATGACCACGTTCCTGGCCGGTTGTGCAGGCGTGCAGAAACAGGACTGGCCGACGTGTGCGGCCGTAGGTGGTGTGACCGGTGCCGCTCTTGGGGCTATTGAGAGTAGCTCCTACGCAGGTTGGGGTGCGCTGATCGGTGGTGGCGTTGCGGCGGCCTATTGTTGGGCCAATGGGATGGAGGAGGAAACCGTCGCGGTCGTAGAAACGGTCGAGCCAATGCCTCAGTCTCAGCCGGAACCAGAGCCTGCGTCCGAGCCGGTGCGCGTCGAGTTGGACGTCAAGTTCGACTTCGATCGTGACGTGGTCAAGCAGGACAGCTATGGCGACATCCAGAATCTGGCCGACTTCATGAAGGAGTACCGCCAGACCACTACCGTGCTTGAAGGTCATACCGACTCGGTAGGCACCGATGCCTATAACCAGCGTCTTTCCGAGCGCCGCGCGAATGCCGTGCGTGAAGTTCTGGTTAACCAGTACGGTGTCGAGGGCAGTCGAGTGAATTCGGTTGGCTATGGTGAATCGCGCCCGGTTGCGGATAACGCTACCGCAGAAGGTCGTGCGATCAACCGTCGTGTAGAGGCTGAAGTCGAAGCGCGCCCTTGA
- a CDS encoding DUF6231 family protein translates to MTENPVLHTPQQALAAMLDHYAPSRLLHVGRSDQPALAAYAECHPECRLERTDVAPLPEELAKQRYDLALFADCLEHLPKRSGLELLGSVRNLNASRMAVLVDLDACEWQSTDFYALALQVSDRFQRDGQTLTLFTYDLLQYKQVPDWLNARFWANPEMFGKYWW, encoded by the coding sequence TTGACTGAAAACCCCGTGTTGCACACGCCACAGCAAGCGCTTGCGGCGATGCTCGACCACTATGCCCCTTCTCGACTGCTGCACGTCGGGCGCAGCGATCAACCCGCTCTGGCTGCCTACGCCGAATGTCATCCAGAGTGCCGGCTTGAGCGCACCGATGTTGCGCCACTGCCTGAGGAACTGGCAAAGCAGCGTTACGACCTGGCGTTGTTCGCCGATTGTCTGGAGCATCTGCCCAAACGGAGCGGGCTGGAGCTGCTCGGTAGCGTCCGTAACCTGAATGCCAGCCGTATGGCGGTACTCGTCGATCTCGACGCCTGCGAATGGCAGAGCACCGACTTCTATGCTCTGGCACTGCAGGTCAGCGACCGTTTTCAGCGCGACGGACAGACCTTGACGCTCTTCACCTACGACCTACTGCAATACAAGCAGGTTCCGGACTGGCTGAATGCCAGGTTCTGGGCAAACCCCGAAATGTTCGGCAAGTACTGGTGGTGA
- a CDS encoding YchJ family protein: MSEPQQPNSNCPCGSGNAFDQCCGRYHAGTPAPSAELLMRSRYSAYVLGLVDYLQATTLPAQQAALDLEGIRRWSLDSTWLGLEVNDTAVLGGKPEHALVTFTARWHDQSGEHAHEERSAFVQCDGKWYFIDPTVPLKAGRNDPCPCGSGAKFKKCCAAYV, translated from the coding sequence ATGAGCGAGCCACAGCAACCCAACTCTAACTGCCCATGTGGCAGCGGCAATGCGTTTGATCAGTGCTGCGGCCGTTATCACGCCGGTACGCCTGCCCCCAGCGCCGAGTTGCTGATGCGTTCGCGCTATAGCGCCTACGTGCTGGGGCTGGTTGATTATCTGCAGGCGACGACGCTGCCTGCGCAACAGGCGGCATTGGACCTTGAAGGAATACGGCGCTGGAGCCTGGACAGTACCTGGCTGGGGCTGGAGGTGAACGACACCGCAGTACTCGGCGGCAAGCCGGAGCATGCCTTGGTTACCTTCACCGCCCGCTGGCATGATCAAAGTGGTGAACATGCGCATGAGGAACGTTCGGCCTTCGTTCAGTGCGACGGAAAATGGTATTTCATCGATCCGACCGTACCGCTGAAGGCCGGGCGCAACGATCCCTGCCCCTGCGGCAGCGGGGCAAAGTTCAAGAAATGCTGTGCGGCCTATGTCTGA
- the fpr gene encoding ferredoxin-NADP reductase, with protein sequence MSNLNVERVLSVHHWNDTLFSFKTTRNAGLRFENGQFVMIGLEVEGRPLMRAYSIASPNYEEYLEFFSIKVQNGPLTSRLQHLQEGDQIMVSRKPTGTLVLDDLLPGKHLYLLSTGTGLAPFMSVIQDPETYERFEKVVLVHGVRYVNEVAYREFITEHLPQNEFFGEAVKEKLIYYPTVTREPFENQGRLTELMRSGKLFSDIGLPPINPQDDRAMICGSPSMLDETSQVLDSFGLSVSPRMGDPGHYLIERAFVEK encoded by the coding sequence ATGAGCAACCTGAACGTAGAGCGCGTTCTTAGTGTGCACCACTGGAACGACACGCTGTTCAGCTTCAAGACTACCCGTAATGCCGGCCTGCGCTTCGAGAACGGTCAGTTCGTGATGATCGGCCTGGAGGTCGAGGGCCGCCCGCTCATGCGCGCCTACAGCATTGCCAGTCCTAATTACGAGGAATACCTGGAATTTTTCAGCATCAAGGTGCAGAACGGCCCGCTGACTTCACGGCTGCAGCATCTGCAGGAGGGCGACCAGATCATGGTCAGCCGCAAGCCGACCGGAACGCTGGTGCTCGATGATCTGCTGCCCGGCAAGCACCTTTATCTGCTAAGCACGGGGACAGGGCTGGCGCCTTTCATGAGTGTCATCCAAGACCCTGAAACCTACGAGCGGTTCGAAAAAGTAGTACTGGTGCATGGGGTTCGCTACGTTAATGAAGTTGCCTATCGCGAGTTCATAACCGAGCACCTGCCGCAGAACGAATTCTTTGGTGAGGCGGTAAAGGAAAAACTGATCTATTACCCGACCGTGACCCGTGAGCCGTTCGAGAATCAGGGGCGCCTGACCGAGCTGATGCGCAGCGGCAAGTTGTTCAGCGATATAGGTCTTCCGCCAATCAATCCGCAGGACGACCGTGCGATGATCTGCGGAAGCCCGAGCATGCTGGACGAAACCAGCCAGGTATTGGACAGCTTCGGCCTGAGCGTGTCGCCGCGTATGGGCGACCCGGGGCACTATCTGATCGAACGCGCCTTCGTCGAAAAATAG
- a CDS encoding LysR family transcriptional regulator: MHFTLRQIEVFAAVARQESVSRAAESLSLSQSATSTSLAELERQSGCQLFDRAGKRLCLNALGQQLLPQAVALLDQARAIEDLLNGKSGFGSLAVGATLTIGNYLATLLIGSFMQRHPECRVKLHVQNTAHIVHQIAQHELDLGLIEGQCQHPDLEVQPWIEDELVVFCAPQHPLAGRDRVGLEELTSEAWILREQGSGTRMTFEQAVRHRPGKLNVRLELEHTEAIKRAVESGLGIGCISRLALRDAFRRGSLVPVTTPELDLRRQFYFIWHSHKYQTAAMLEFIGQCRAMTSGVRRSDEINLPPIA, translated from the coding sequence ATGCATTTTACGCTCCGCCAAATCGAAGTGTTCGCCGCTGTGGCCCGACAAGAAAGTGTCTCGCGTGCTGCGGAAAGCCTGTCGTTATCGCAATCGGCAACCAGCACGTCGCTGGCCGAGCTCGAGCGTCAGTCCGGCTGCCAGCTGTTCGACCGAGCCGGCAAAAGGCTCTGCCTGAACGCACTTGGACAGCAGCTGTTGCCGCAAGCGGTCGCCCTGCTCGACCAGGCGCGAGCCATCGAGGATCTGCTAAACGGCAAGAGTGGCTTCGGCTCGCTGGCCGTAGGCGCGACGCTGACCATCGGCAACTACCTCGCGACTCTGCTGATCGGCAGCTTCATGCAGCGTCATCCGGAATGTCGGGTGAAGCTGCACGTACAGAACACGGCGCATATCGTGCACCAGATCGCCCAACATGAACTTGATTTGGGTTTGATCGAGGGTCAGTGCCAGCACCCGGACCTGGAAGTCCAGCCGTGGATCGAGGATGAGCTTGTGGTGTTCTGCGCGCCGCAGCATCCGCTGGCCGGACGCGACAGGGTGGGTCTGGAAGAATTGACGTCCGAAGCCTGGATTCTTCGCGAACAGGGCTCGGGCACCCGCATGACCTTCGAACAGGCCGTGCGTCATCGACCGGGCAAACTTAACGTGCGACTGGAGCTGGAGCACACCGAAGCAATCAAGCGCGCGGTGGAATCGGGACTGGGCATCGGCTGTATCTCGCGCCTGGCACTGCGCGATGCTTTCCGCCGCGGCAGCCTGGTGCCGGTGACAACGCCAGAACTGGACCTGCGGCGCCAGTTCTACTTCATCTGGCATTCGCACAAGTACCAGACAGCAGCCATGCTCGAGTTTATCGGGCAATGCCGGGCAATGACCTCAGGAGTCCGCCGCAGCGATGAGATCAACCTGCCGCCAATTGCGTGA
- the erdR gene encoding response regulator transcription factor ErdR, giving the protein MAAYEIIIADDHPLFRSALQQALTMGLGEDVRLVEAASIAELEAFLNQGADWDLVLLDLNMPGAYGFSGLVLLRGQYPHLPVVMISAQEDAAVVARSREFGASGFIPKSSSLETIQEAVRAVLDGDVWWPSNIQDVANVSDEAKAASAGLASLTPQQFRVLTMVCDGLLNKQIAYELNVSEATIKAHVTAIFRKLGVRTRTQAALLLQQMGSIPTS; this is encoded by the coding sequence ATGGCTGCTTACGAAATAATCATTGCCGATGATCATCCGCTGTTCCGCAGTGCGCTTCAGCAGGCGCTGACCATGGGGCTGGGGGAAGATGTACGCCTGGTGGAGGCGGCCAGCATCGCTGAACTGGAAGCCTTTCTGAACCAGGGTGCCGACTGGGATCTGGTCCTGCTGGATCTGAACATGCCAGGGGCTTACGGCTTTTCCGGGCTGGTACTGTTGCGCGGGCAATACCCGCATCTGCCGGTGGTGATGATCTCGGCACAAGAAGACGCGGCGGTTGTCGCGCGTTCCCGTGAGTTCGGCGCCAGCGGTTTCATCCCAAAATCCAGCTCCTTGGAAACCATCCAAGAGGCGGTGCGCGCGGTGCTGGATGGTGACGTCTGGTGGCCGAGCAATATCCAGGATGTGGCTAACGTCAGCGATGAAGCCAAGGCGGCCAGCGCAGGGCTCGCCAGCCTGACACCACAGCAGTTCCGTGTGTTGACGATGGTCTGCGATGGTCTGCTGAACAAGCAGATCGCTTACGAACTCAATGTTTCCGAAGCAACCATCAAGGCCCATGTGACGGCAATCTTCCGCAAGTTGGGCGTACGAACCCGTACTCAGGCCGCCTTGTTACTGCAACAGATGGGCTCGATTCCAACCAGCTAA
- a CDS encoding DMT family transporter, translating into MRSQALRADFLMLITAMIWGTAFVAQRIGMDNIGPFLFTGLRFALGALALLPLVIYQGRTKARHEPFLQRGLLLGGLSMGLALTLGINLQQVGLLFTSVTNSGFITGLYVIVVPLLGLIIGHKTGLGTWLGAFLAVAGMALLSIGEDFTVASGDWIQLAGAFVWGVHVLLVSFFVSRHDAIRLAFLQFATCAVVSLFLALIFEEINPDSIWLAGPALIYGGLFAVAVGYTLQVVAQKHAIASHAAIILSLEAVFAAIAGALFLEESLTLRGYMGCVLMFIGMLAAQLWPRKPEPLTTATPAKA; encoded by the coding sequence ATGCGTAGCCAAGCCCTCCGCGCCGACTTCCTGATGCTGATCACCGCCATGATCTGGGGCACCGCCTTCGTCGCCCAGCGCATCGGCATGGACAACATCGGCCCGTTTCTTTTCACCGGCCTGCGATTCGCCCTCGGTGCGCTGGCGTTACTGCCTCTGGTGATCTATCAGGGCCGGACCAAGGCTCGCCACGAACCGTTCCTGCAGCGCGGCCTGCTCCTCGGCGGGCTGAGCATGGGTCTTGCCCTGACGCTGGGAATCAACCTGCAGCAGGTCGGGCTGTTGTTCACCAGCGTAACCAATTCCGGCTTCATCACCGGTCTTTACGTGATCGTGGTGCCGCTACTTGGACTGATCATCGGCCACAAGACCGGGCTCGGCACCTGGCTCGGTGCGTTTCTCGCGGTTGCCGGCATGGCACTGCTGAGCATCGGTGAAGATTTCACCGTGGCTTCAGGCGACTGGATACAGCTGGCCGGCGCCTTCGTCTGGGGCGTGCATGTGCTGCTGGTGAGCTTTTTCGTCAGCCGCCACGACGCGATCCGCCTGGCCTTCCTGCAGTTCGCGACCTGTGCGGTGGTGAGCCTGTTCCTGGCTCTGATTTTCGAGGAGATCAATCCAGACAGCATCTGGCTTGCCGGCCCCGCCCTCATCTACGGCGGTCTGTTTGCGGTTGCCGTCGGCTATACGCTGCAGGTCGTCGCGCAAAAGCACGCGATCGCCTCCCACGCGGCGATCATTCTTTCGCTGGAAGCAGTGTTCGCAGCCATCGCCGGCGCGCTGTTCCTCGAGGAAAGCCTGACTCTTCGCGGCTACATGGGCTGCGTACTGATGTTCATCGGCATGCTGGCTGCGCAACTATGGCCACGCAAGCCAGAACCGCTGACTACGGCCACTCCCGCCAAGGCCTGA
- a CDS encoding tRNA-uridine aminocarboxypropyltransferase — protein sequence MPHAVARLRDERLAKSLKPFVARGSRAPRCARCRVPNSHCLCSWLPRIDSDCGVCLLMHDIEPLKPSNTGWLIADVVPDTFAFTWQRTGVDPRLLALLADPQWQPLVIFPGEYAEARRVVGEVKRQPGKRPLFILLDATWTEARKMFRKSPYLDGLPVLSLQPEALSRYRLRRSTRSDHLCTAEVAALCLDLAGDSVAANTLDAWLDVFTEHYLGAKYHRQPDQHNGAHLALKPAP from the coding sequence ATGCCCCATGCCGTAGCCCGCCTGCGTGACGAGCGTCTGGCGAAAAGCCTGAAGCCCTTCGTTGCCCGTGGCTCGCGCGCGCCACGATGCGCTCGCTGCCGAGTGCCGAACAGTCATTGTCTCTGTTCATGGTTGCCGAGAATCGATAGCGATTGTGGCGTCTGCCTGCTGATGCACGATATCGAGCCCCTTAAGCCGAGCAACACGGGTTGGCTGATTGCCGATGTGGTCCCCGATACCTTCGCCTTCACCTGGCAACGCACCGGTGTCGATCCGCGGCTGCTGGCGCTGCTGGCCGATCCGCAATGGCAGCCGCTGGTGATCTTTCCAGGAGAGTATGCCGAGGCGCGGCGGGTGGTCGGTGAGGTCAAGCGGCAACCGGGCAAGCGTCCGCTGTTCATCCTGCTGGATGCGACCTGGACCGAAGCACGCAAGATGTTTCGGAAGAGCCCGTACCTTGATGGCCTGCCGGTGCTCAGCCTGCAACCTGAAGCGCTATCACGCTACCGCCTGCGGCGTTCGACCCGCAGCGATCATCTGTGTACCGCCGAGGTCGCCGCCCTCTGCCTGGACCTGGCCGGCGACTCGGTTGCAGCGAACACCTTGGATGCCTGGCTCGATGTGTTTACCGAGCACTACCTGGGTGCCAAGTATCATCGCCAGCCGGACCAGCATAACGGCGCCCATCTGGCATTGAAACCGGCGCCCTGA
- a CDS encoding quorum-sensing-regulated virulence factor family protein: MYRLTTLLALSLALPVAHAASLQEQQLSQLLDQVARESSVGTPRAINEDILDQGYTVENNQLVNHLSVQPRHAAQMRDNPADVRSQLAVSVCGNEGLRKLMSQGAVLRYDFSEYQSNKPIASERYTAADCGL, encoded by the coding sequence ATGTACCGTCTGACCACCCTGCTCGCTCTGAGCCTCGCTCTACCCGTTGCCCACGCCGCCTCGCTGCAAGAACAGCAGCTGAGCCAGTTGCTCGATCAGGTTGCCCGCGAAAGCAGCGTCGGCACGCCCCGTGCGATCAACGAAGACATCCTCGACCAGGGTTACACCGTGGAAAACAATCAGCTGGTCAATCACCTCAGCGTGCAGCCGCGGCATGCGGCGCAGATGCGCGATAACCCAGCCGACGTACGCAGCCAGCTTGCGGTCAGCGTCTGCGGTAACGAGGGACTGCGCAAGCTGATGAGCCAGGGCGCCGTGCTGCGCTACGACTTCAGTGAGTACCAGAGCAACAAGCCCATCGCCAGCGAACGCTATACGGCTGCCGACTGCGGCCTGTAA